The following is a genomic window from Geminicoccus roseus DSM 18922.
TCCCCATGGCGGCACGGTCGCGGTCGATGGCCGGCCGATGACGCCGGGCGAGCCCCGCCAGTCGATCCGCGACGGGATCGTGCTTTGCCCGGAAGACCGCAAGTTCGACGGGATCGTGCAGGGCCGCTCGGTGGCCGAGAACATCACGATCTCCTCGCGCCGCCACTATTCGCGCTTCGGCCTGCTCCGGCCCAGGCAGGAAACCACGGTCGCCAACGCCTTCATCGAGCGCCTGCGGGTGCGCACGCCGTCGCACCGGCAGGACATCGTCAACCTGTCCGGCGGCAACCAGCAGAAGGTGATCCTGGCCCGCTGGCTGTCCGAGACCGGGGTGAAGGTCCTGATCGTGGACGAGCCGACCCGCGGCATCGATGTCGGTGCCAAGTCCGAGATCTACGACGTCCTCTACGGCCTGGCCGAACAGGGCGTGGCGATCGTGGTGGTTTCCAGCGAGCTGCCCGAGGTCATGGGCATCTCCGACCGGGTCGCGGTGATGTGCGAGGGGCGGATCGCCGCCGAGTTCGCCCGCGCCGATTTCAGCGACCAAGACATCCTGGCCGCGGCCCTGCCCGACCAGTCCCCAAGCCTTGCCACACGGGCGTCCTGATGAGCACCTCGTTGAAGCGGATCCTCCTGGGCGAACAGGGGCTCCTGGTGATCTTCGTGATCGCGTTCGCGATCGTGTCGGCCACGGTGCCGAACTTCCTGACCGAGCGGAACATCCTGGGCCTGCTCCAGTCGGTGGTCACCATCGGGATCGTCGCCTGCACCATGATGCTGTGCCTGGCCTCGCGCGACTTCGACCTCTCGGTCGGCTCGATCGTGGCGTTCACCGGCATGATCGCGGTGATGGCGTCCAACGCCACCGGCTCGATCCTTCTGGGCCTGCTGACGGCCCTGGCCTGCGGCAGCCTGGTCGGCGCGTTCAACGGCGTGGTGATCGCCAAGCTGCGGATCAACGCGCTGATCACGACGCTGGCGACCATGCAGATCGTGCGCGGCCTGGCGCTGATCTCCTCGGACGGCCGGGCGGTCGGCATCAACGATGCCGGGTTCTACGACCTGGCGCTCAGCCGCTTCTTCGGCATCCCCACCCCGGTCTGGGCCATGGGCGCCCTGTTCCTGGTGTTCGGCTTCGTCCTCAACCGCACCGTGTTCGGCCGCAACGTGCTGGCGATCGGCGGCAATCCGGAAGCCTCGCGGCTGGCCGGCGTCAATGTCGACGCCATGCGGATCTGGATCTTCGCCCTCCAGGGGCTGGTCTGCGCCATCGCCGGCATCCTGCTGGCGTCGCGCATCACCAGCGGCCAGCCCAACGCCGCCACCGGGCTGGAACTGTCGGTGATCTCCGCCTGCGTGCTGGGCGGTGTGTCGCTGGCCGGCGGCCGGGCGGCGATGAGCGGGGTGATCGTGGGCGTGCTGATCATGGGCATCGCCGAGAACGTCATGAACCTGCTGAACATCCAGGCTTTCTACCAGTATGTCGTGCGCGGGGTGATCCTGCTGATCGCGGTGCTGCTCGACAATCTGCGCTCCCGCGCGCTCGGCAGGCGCGCCTGATGCCGGGGCGGCTGCAGGGCAAGGTGGCGCTCGTCACCGGCGCGGCGCGCGGAATCGGCGCTGCGATTGCCCGGAAGTTCACGGCCGAAGGCGCGCAGCTGGCGCTGCTCGACCTGGACCTGCAAGCCCTGGAGGCGCTCGCCGCCGGGCTGGAAGGCACGTCCCTGACGGCTGTCTGCGACATTGCGGAGAAGACGGCGGTGGAGGAGGCCGTCCAGGCGGTCCTGGCCCGGTTCGGCCGCATCGACGTGCTGGTCAACAATGCCGGCATCAACGTGTTTGCCGACCCGTTGCATACCACGGACGAGGAATGGCGTCGCTGCATGGCGGTGAACCTGGAGGGTGCCTGGCACCTGACCCGGGCGGTCCTGCCGGACATGCTCGGCCGGGGTGCCGGCTCGATCGTGAACATCGCCTCGACCCATGCCTTCTCGATCATCCCGGGCTGCTTCCCCTACCCGGTCGCCAAGCATGGCCTGCTGGGCCTGACCCGCTCGCTGGCGATCGAGTATGCGCCCAAGGGGGTCCGCATCAACGCGATCGCGCCCGGCTACATCGAGACCGAGAAGGTCACCGACTGGCTGGAGACCCATGCGGATCCCGCCGCCGCCCGCGCCCGGGTCGAAAGCCTGATCCCGGTCCGGCGGATCGGCCGGCCCGAGGAGGTGGCGTTCGCTGCCGTCTACCTCGCCAGCGACGAGGCCGGCTTCTGCACCGGCTCGGTGCTGACCATGGATGGCGGCCGCTCGGTAGTTTATCACGACTGAAGCTGTCGAACGGAACCCAACCATTACTCGCTGGTTTCCGGTAGCATCGCCCTCCTTCTGAAAACGAGGGACTCCGGAGATTAATTTCCGGAAATGAGTCACTATGGACTCGTGTCGTTTCCGGATTATGCATTATATCCGCATCTAGTTCGGCACTCCTCCTGCATCAGGGCAGAAACAACCCCGTCGTCGCCGTGTAATCGCGACGATGAACTTCTGCTGAGATCGCACGTCGTCTTGTCCGGTGCCGACGGCTTCCCCGACCTGTTATCGAGGTGCTCATGGTGCGTCTTCGAGGCGCGGCAGTTGCTGCCGCGGCAATGCTGGCCTGCGCCCTGCTCGCGGCCGCCCCGGCTCCCGCCCACGCGGCCGTAGACCTGGGCAACGTGGTGATCCAGCCGTCCGGCTGGCGCTACAATCTGGTAATCATGCGCGCCGCCGGCCAGACCAATACTTACAAGGCCGAGCAATATCTTTCCTATCTGACGAAGTACAACCTCACCGACGAGTGGGTGGTCGCCTATGCCGCCGCCGTCGCTGCCCAGTACGGCACCGCGCCGGCCTCCGGCCCCACGCCGAGCCCCCTGCCCAGCGACCCCAGCATCGACCCGATCCTCGGCAACACCGAGATCCTGAAGTCCGGCTGGCGCTACCAGCTCACGGTCCTCAAGGAGCAGGGCAAGTACAGCGCGGCCAAGCAGGCCGAGTACGAGTACTACCGCGACCGCAACAACGTCACCGACGCCTATGTCGACGCCTATGCCAAGGCGGTAGCGGCGAAGTTTCCTGAGGATGCGGTGACGGCGCCGCCTCCGGAGAAGAAGGCCGCCTTCAAGATCTTCCGCGGCTTCCGCTATACCGGCATGCCCTCGTCCTTCGCCTATTGCGGCATGAGCGAGTACATGCGGATCCTCTACGACACCGAGCTGTTCCCTGGAAACTCCAAGGAAATGCCCGACGTCGCCCATCTGCAGAACAAGATCGTCCCCACCCTGCTCAAGGAAAACAAGCAGTATGTCGTGATCGACATCGAGCACTGGGACCCGATCCTGGAGATGGACAAGCTGATCACCGTGGTGCGGACCCTGAAGCAGGGCGTGCGCGCGGCCGGCAACACAAGGATGAAGTTCGGCTTCTACATGCTGCTGCCGATCCGCGACTTCCTGGCGCCGACCAAGAAGGCCTCGCAGCCGGAGCGCTGGGAGCGCTGGATGGCGCAGAACGAGCAGATGCGCCGCTTGGCCGCCGAGGTCGACGTGGTGTTCCCCTCGCTCTACACGGTCAGCGAGAACCGTGCCGACTGGGTCACCTTCGCCAACGCCAACATCGCCGAGGCCCGCAAGTACGGCAAGCCGGTGATCCCGTTCATCTGGCCGCAATACCACGACACCATGCTGGGCCTGGGCACCACTTACATGCCGGTGAACTACTGGGAGCTTCAGCTCAACACGATCTACCCCTTGAGCGATGGGATCGCCATTTGGGGCTCGGTCAAGAAGGGCGGCGGCTGGGACGCCTGGGACGGCAGCCGCGACTGGTGGGCCTTCGCCAAGAACTTCTCCAGCCGCTACAGCAGCGTCGCGGTCACCAGCGCCTGCAAGGCGTGATCTGGTCCGCCCCCGCCCGACCGGCGGGGGCGGGCAGACTGCCAGCCGCTACCCAGTCCGCCAGGTGAGCCGCATGCTGCCCGACAGCGCCTCGCCCGGCTCCAGCGAGCGCAGTCCGCCGCCTCCCGCCATGGTGTGCGCGGCCACGCTGTGGCTCATCGGCTCGAAGCAGAAATGCTCTTGCCGGTAGCTGGGCTCGAACGACGGGTCGGACAGGAACAGCACGAAGCGGTCGAACAGGCGGTCGGCCTGGATCCGCAGACACAGGTCCCGCTCCGGCCAGGCGATCTCCGCCACACCGTCCCAGCCCTCGAAGCAGCTGTTGACCCAGCGCCCAGGCAGCGGCGCGCCGGCTGCGAAATCCAGGTCGCCCTGCACCGGGACCCGCACCGTCGGCAGGAACGCTGCATCCTCCTCCCAGCGCGCCCGCGCCCGGACGGTCAGCCTGGCAGCCGGCGTGCGCGTGAAATAGGGATGCCAGCCCAGCCCGAACGGCATCGCCACGGCGCCGGCATTGCTCACCGCCAGCGTCATCGTCAGCCCGGCCGGATCGAGCCGGAACTCTTGCTCGGCCCGGTAGGCATAGACGTCGCTTCGATGCTCCATGCGGA
Proteins encoded in this region:
- the araH gene encoding L-arabinose ABC transporter permease AraH, whose protein sequence is MSTSLKRILLGEQGLLVIFVIAFAIVSATVPNFLTERNILGLLQSVVTIGIVACTMMLCLASRDFDLSVGSIVAFTGMIAVMASNATGSILLGLLTALACGSLVGAFNGVVIAKLRINALITTLATMQIVRGLALISSDGRAVGINDAGFYDLALSRFFGIPTPVWAMGALFLVFGFVLNRTVFGRNVLAIGGNPEASRLAGVNVDAMRIWIFALQGLVCAIAGILLASRITSGQPNAATGLELSVISACVLGGVSLAGGRAAMSGVIVGVLIMGIAENVMNLLNIQAFYQYVVRGVILLIAVLLDNLRSRALGRRA
- a CDS encoding SDR family oxidoreductase; its protein translation is MPGRLQGKVALVTGAARGIGAAIARKFTAEGAQLALLDLDLQALEALAAGLEGTSLTAVCDIAEKTAVEEAVQAVLARFGRIDVLVNNAGINVFADPLHTTDEEWRRCMAVNLEGAWHLTRAVLPDMLGRGAGSIVNIASTHAFSIIPGCFPYPVAKHGLLGLTRSLAIEYAPKGVRINAIAPGYIETEKVTDWLETHADPAAARARVESLIPVRRIGRPEEVAFAAVYLASDEAGFCTGSVLTMDGGRSVVYHD
- a CDS encoding aldose 1-epimerase, with protein sequence MSAGDVVLEQGGLSLVVSPQGGVVRHFRLRIGGRDVPLLREPPPGSAGGALESACFPLVPFGNRLRGNRFRHQGRDYHLPANRPGDPLYLHGDGWLADWTVAARAADRVVLRMEHRSDVYAYRAEQEFRLDPAGLTMTLAVSNAGAVAMPFGLGWHPYFTRTPAARLTVRARARWEEDAAFLPTVRVPVQGDLDFAAGAPLPGRWVNSCFEGWDGVAEIAWPERDLCLRIQADRLFDRFVLFLSDPSFEPSYRQEHFCFEPMSHSVAAHTMAGGGGLRSLEPGEALSGSMRLTWRTG